One window of the Triticum dicoccoides isolate Atlit2015 ecotype Zavitan chromosome 3B, WEW_v2.0, whole genome shotgun sequence genome contains the following:
- the LOC119274999 gene encoding probable protein phosphatase 2C 1 isoform X1, giving the protein MAASTASRLSPPCLHAAPHHPLRRSRFSPLRAAKLEAVLSIGTHVIPHPRKVETGGEDAFFVGGDGGGVFAIADGVSGWAEKNVNPALFSRELMANSSTFIKDEEVSQDPQILLMKAHAATSSIGSATVIVAMLEKTGTLKIASVGDCGLKVIRKGQVMFSTCPQEHYFDCPYQLSSEAIGQTSQDALVCTVNLMEGDMIVSGSDGFFDNIFDQEILAVIKESPGINEAAKALAELARKHSVDVTFDSPYSMEARSRGFDVPWWKKLLGAKLVGGKMDDITVIVAQVKTVVIPDDEGSGVELEKVGGEQLAAAGVASTEQNE; this is encoded by the exons ATGGCGGCTTCCACCGCGTCCCGCCTCTCGCCCCCTTGCCTCCACGCTGCTCCCCACCACCCGCTCCGCCGCTCGCGTTTCTCCCCTCTACGCGCCGCCAA GTTGGAAGCTGTGTTATCTATTGGAACTCATGTAATCCCACACCCGAGAAAG GTTGAGACCGGAGGAGAAGATGCTTTCTTTGTGGGCGGTGATGGTGGTGGAGTATTTGCCATTGCAGACGGCGTTTCAGG ATGGGCAGAAAAGAATGTCAACCCAGCTCTGTTTTCTCGAGAGCTTATGGCAAACAGCTCTACTTTTATCAAGGATGAGGAG GTCAGTCAGGATCCTCAAATTCTTCTGATGAAGGCTCATGCTGCAACTTCTTCCATCGGATCTGCTACAGT AATCGTCGCGATGCTTGAGAAGACTGGAACCCTGAAAATTGCGAGTGTGGGCGACTGTGGTTTGAAAGTTATTCGAAAAG GGCAAGTGATGTTCTCTACATGCCCGCAAGAACATTACTTTGATTGTCCATACCAGCTAAGCTCCGAGGCAATTGGTCAAACATCTCAAGATGCATTG GTTTGCACTGTAAATCTTATGGAGGGTGATATGATAGTCAGTGGCTCAGATGGATTCTTCGACAATATCTTTGATCAAGAGATCCTTGCTGTCATTAAAGAGTCTCCAGGGATAAACGAAGCTG CAAAAGCTTTGGCGGAGCTTGCAAGAAAACATTCAGTGGATGTAACATTCGATTCACCCTACTCGATGGAGGCCCGGAGTAGg GGTTTCGATGTTCCTTGGTGGAAGAAGCTACTTGGAGCTAAGCTCGTAG GCGGTAAGATGGATGACATTACGGTCATTGTCGCGCAAGTGAAGACGGTGGTGATCCCAGATGATGAG GGTAGTGGAGTTGAACTGGAGAAAGTGGGTGGTGAGCAACTCGCTGCTGCCGGAGTTGCATCCACCGAACAGAATGAATGA
- the LOC119280910 gene encoding E3 ubiquitin-protein ligase SINA-like 4, protein MGGKRKDTVDGKTPLLKGRPGRKSVPAPSPAAVDAPALAASGVKVLAGGAVAVAGAEGEVVKLLDSDVPKTDLRCDECHGPLKPPVYQCSRMHPVACGDCGGGGGGGGGECCPCAGLAASAVYVQNAYLDTLFGYTKVACPYRKHGCASSVAYRDAAVHAAACACAPCSCPECLLEGSPADLVRHLTEESGRHAWGARKITYGTAHQYVFDELDSEEICEELLVAEEDDGVFLLHIHRVELYHHVALACVRNKAAAGPVYSSSVAVEGPPAKGLVVKLETKVVASCPAPTELVYDDYEALPVLPRMLHERDESRELHVRVCVSKTQSISE, encoded by the exons ATGGGTGGCAAGAGGAAGGACACGGTGGACGGCAAGACGCCGCTGTTGAAGGGCCGGCCGGGCCGCAAGTCGGTGCCGGCGCCCAGTCCAGCTGCTGTAGACGCGCCGGCGCTGGCGGCGTCCGGCGTGAAGGTGCTAGCCGGCGGCGCTGTAGCGGTCGCGGGGGCGGAGGGAGAGGTGGTGAAGCTGCTGGACTCCGACGTGCCCAAGACGGACCTCCGCTGCGACGAGTGCCATGGCCCTCTGAAGCCCCCCGTTTACCAG TGCTCACGTATGCATCCCGTCGCGTGCGGcgactgcggcggcggcggcggcggaggaggaggcgagtgcTGTCCTTGCGCAGGCTTGGCCGCGTCCGCCGTCTACGTCCAGAACGCCTACCTGGACACCCTGTTCGGCTACACGAAGGTGGCGTGCCCGTACAGAAAGCACGGCTGCGCGAGCTCGGTGGCCTACCGTGACGCTGCGGTGCACGCGGCCGCTTGCGCGTGCGCGCCCTGCTCGTGCCCGGAGTGCCTTCTCGAGGGCTCGCCGGCGGACCTCGTGCGCCACCTCACCGAGGAGTCTGGCCGGCACGCCTGGGGCGCCCGCAAGATCACCTACGGCACGGCCCACCAGTATGTCTTTGACGAGCTGGATTCGGAGGAGATTTGCGAGGAGCTCTTGGTCGCGGAGGAGGACGATGGCGTATTCCTCTTGCACATTCACCGTGTCGAACTCTACCACCACGTCGCCCTTGCGTGTGTCAGGAATAAAGCCGCCGCTGGGCCGGTGTACAGCTCCTCGGTCGCAGTGGAGGGCCCTCCGGCCAAGGGGCTCGTTGTGAAGCTGGAGACGAAGGTCGTGGCGAGCTGCCCGGCGCCCACTGAACTGGTATACGACGACTATGAGGCTCTCCCTGTGCTTCCCAGGATGCTGCATGAGCGAGACGAGAGCAGGGAGCTCCATGTGCGCGTCTGCGTCAGCAAGACCCAGAGCATCAGCGAGTGA
- the LOC119274999 gene encoding probable protein phosphatase 2C 1 isoform X2, which translates to MANSSTFIKDEEVSQDPQILLMKAHAATSSIGSATVIVAMLEKTGTLKIASVGDCGLKVIRKGQVMFSTCPQEHYFDCPYQLSSEAIGQTSQDALVCTVNLMEGDMIVSGSDGFFDNIFDQEILAVIKESPGINEAAKALAELARKHSVDVTFDSPYSMEARSRGFDVPWWKKLLGAKLVGGKMDDITVIVAQVKTVVIPDDEGSGVELEKVGGEQLAAAGVASTEQNE; encoded by the exons ATGGCAAACAGCTCTACTTTTATCAAGGATGAGGAG GTCAGTCAGGATCCTCAAATTCTTCTGATGAAGGCTCATGCTGCAACTTCTTCCATCGGATCTGCTACAGT AATCGTCGCGATGCTTGAGAAGACTGGAACCCTGAAAATTGCGAGTGTGGGCGACTGTGGTTTGAAAGTTATTCGAAAAG GGCAAGTGATGTTCTCTACATGCCCGCAAGAACATTACTTTGATTGTCCATACCAGCTAAGCTCCGAGGCAATTGGTCAAACATCTCAAGATGCATTG GTTTGCACTGTAAATCTTATGGAGGGTGATATGATAGTCAGTGGCTCAGATGGATTCTTCGACAATATCTTTGATCAAGAGATCCTTGCTGTCATTAAAGAGTCTCCAGGGATAAACGAAGCTG CAAAAGCTTTGGCGGAGCTTGCAAGAAAACATTCAGTGGATGTAACATTCGATTCACCCTACTCGATGGAGGCCCGGAGTAGg GGTTTCGATGTTCCTTGGTGGAAGAAGCTACTTGGAGCTAAGCTCGTAG GCGGTAAGATGGATGACATTACGGTCATTGTCGCGCAAGTGAAGACGGTGGTGATCCCAGATGATGAG GGTAGTGGAGTTGAACTGGAGAAAGTGGGTGGTGAGCAACTCGCTGCTGCCGGAGTTGCATCCACCGAACAGAATGAATGA